The proteins below come from a single Sorghum bicolor cultivar BTx623 chromosome 4, Sorghum_bicolor_NCBIv3, whole genome shotgun sequence genomic window:
- the LOC8069939 gene encoding wee1-like protein kinase, with translation MLRTKTPRSRGGKARRAPGGASAVKPAKAEGRSPSGELSLQLEHVSLISFLSDRRPAASAAGLTPFEALLEEEDGDGEGLGCYRADLTPAPPLPQPQSMPPPPPPTAAQVPQASPMDADETMEEKDCCILSQDFFCTPDYITPEMPQVANEFDDDKENIPCPKSPEKSANPRSKRYRTDCSPKGLESTDFSFDHQITPVPFDSLTRDDSEEEQPMQPALEKRGGYVSQSAVALRCRVMPPPCVKNPYLNTDPCIDDAVYGGRQCNSAGFSPSIGGNGLSRYRTDFHEIEKIGYGNFSVVFKVLNRIDGCLYAVKRSIKQLHNDMERRQAVKEVQAMAALGSHENIVRYFTSWFENEQLYIQMELCDHCLSMNRNQPVKHGEAMELLYQICKGLDFMHERGIAHLDVKPDNIYVRNGIYKLGDFGCATLINRSLAIEDGDSRYMPPEMLNDKYEHLDKVDIFSLGAALYELIRGTPLPESGPHFTSIREGKIALLPGCPMQFQSLIKSMMDPNPVRRPSAKEILRHPSFEKLHKAPAKK, from the exons ATGCTGAGGACCAAGACCCCGCGGTCGCGCGGCGGCAAGGCGCGACGCGCACCCGGGGGCGCCTCGGCGGTCAAGCCCGCCAAGGCCGAAGGGAGGTCGCCGTCCGGGGAGCTCTCGCTGCAGCTGGAGCACGTCTCCCTCATCTCCTTCCTCTCCGACCGCCgccccgccgcctccgccgctgGCCTCACGCCCTTCGAGGCGCTCCTAGAGGAGGAGGATGGGGATGGAGAGGGGCTGGGTTGCTACCGCGCCGATCTAACCCCGGCGCCGCCGCTTCCCCAGCCGCAGTCTATGcccccgccgccaccgccgacgGCGGCACAGGTCCCGCAGGCATCGCCGATGGACGCGGACGAGACCATGGAGGAGAAGGATTGCTGCATCCTCAGTCAGGATTTTTTCTG CACCCCAGACTACATCACGCCGGAGATGCCGCAGGTGGCTAACGAGTTCGACGATGACAAG GAGAACATCCCTTGCCCCAAATCTCCGGAGAAGTCAGCCAACCCTCGGAGCAAGCGGTACAGAACCG ATTGTTCCCCTAAAGGTCTGGAATCCACGGACTTTTCTTTCGACCATCAGATTACTCCGGTTCCGTTTGACAGTCTCACTCGAGATGATTCGGAAGAAGAGCAGCCGATGCAGCCTGCGCTGGAAAAGAGGGGTGGTTATGTCTCCCAGTCAGCAGTGGCTCTGCGCTGCCGGGTGATGCCTCCACCATGCGTCAAGAATCCATACCTCAATACTGATCCATGCATAGATGATGCAGTTTACGGTGGGAGGCAATGCAACTCAGCAG GTTTTTCTCCTTCAATTGGTGGTAATGGTCTTTCACGCTACCGAACTGATTTCCATGAAATAGAG AAAATTGGCTATGGCAACTTCAGTGTCGTGTTCAAAGTTCTGAACAGGATAGATGGGTGCTTGTATGCTGTTAAACGGAGTATCAAGCAATTGCATAATGATATGGAAAG GAGGCAAGCAGTGAAAGAAGTCCAAGCTATGGCAGCCTTAG GTTCTCATGAGAACATAGTTCGATATTTCACCTCTTGGTTTGAGAATGAGCAACTTTATATTCAGATGGAACTCTGTGATCactgtctatctatgaatcggAACCAGCCAGTGAAGCATGGGGAAGCCATGGAACTGTTGTACCAG ATCTGCAAAGGCTTGGATTTCATGCATGAACGCGGCATAGCACACCTTGATGTGAAGCCTGATAACATATATGTCAGAAATGGTATTTACAAGCTCGGGGATTTTGGCTGTGCTACACTTATTAACCGAAGTTTGGCAATTGAAGATGGAGATTCACGATATATGCCTCCAGAAATGCTGAATGATAAGTATGAGCATCTTGACAAGGTTGATATCTTTTCTCTTGGGGCAGCCCTCTATGAGCTTATAAGAGGCACCCCGCTTCCTGAGTCTGGGCCTCACTTTACAAGCATCAGAGAGGGTAAGATCGCATTACTACCAGGGTGCCCAATGCAGTTTCAAAGTTTAATTAAG TCTATGATGGATCCTAATCCCGTGAGGCGGCCTTCAGCAAAGGAGATCCTGAGACACCCCTCCTTTGAGAAGCTCCACAAGGCCCCAGCGAAGAAGTAG
- the LOC8069940 gene encoding protein O-linked-mannose beta-1,4-N-acetylglucosaminyltransferase 2, which translates to MKSSLRTRQEPRRVSNGVIIGAMLLSLCVLSIVKARYCATPFGKAEDQLQEQMNSSIRMEPEESSPARTPGEEEDEQEEEEEENGASATPATTTAPAVTKTTPTAVPATAGNRGKVSKGGKGKPTCYMTSKRSERCDASGDIRVDGNRSAIYVSGIDKEWKTKPYARYHDPVAMAHVREYTLKPLPAAEAPACTRNHSVPGFLFSNGGFSGNLYHDYTDVLVPLFISTHQFRGRVQFLLSGMKPWWVAKFTPFFRQLTKYDVIDVDNDQEVHCFPRIVAGATFHKDMGVDPRRSPGHVSVVDFKRALRRAFGLEREAASRGGATGHGKPRLLIISRRGSRRFLNEREMARAAADAGFEVRVAEPDQHTDMATFAALVNSADVMVGVHGAGLTNMVFLPRGAVLIQVVPFGGLEWLTSVTFKDPAADMEVNYMDYNVKLEESSLLDQYPRNHQVLTDPYAVHKQGWDALKTAYLDKQNIRMDLDRFRATLREAMSRLPSP; encoded by the exons ATGAAGTCGTCGCTGAGGACCCGGCAGGAGCCGCGGCGGGTCAGCAACGGCGTCATCATCGGCGCCATGCTGCTGTCCCTCTGCGTCCTCAGCATCGTCAAGGCCAGATACTGCGCCACCCCCTTCG GCAAGGccgaggaccagctccaggaGCAGATGAACTCCAGCATCAGGATGGAGCCGGAGGAGTCGTCGCCGGCCAGGACGCCCGGAG aggaggaggacgagcaggaagaggaagaagaagaaaacgggGCATCGGCGACCCCCGCCACCACCACGGCGCCTGCGGTGACGAAGACGACGCCGACGGCCGTCCCGGCCACCGCCGGCAACAGGGGCAAGGTGAGCAAGGGCGGCAAGGGCAAGCCGACGTGCTACATGACGAGCAAGCGGTCGGAGCGGTGCGACGCGTCAGGTGACATCCGGGTGGACGGGAACCGCTCCGCCATCTACGTCAGCGGGAtagacaaggagtggaagaCCAAGCCGTACGCGCGCTACCACGACCCCGTGGCCATGGCCCACGTCCGCGAGTACACCCTCAAGCCGCTCCCGGCGGCGGAGGCGCCGGCGTGCACCAGGAACCACTCCGTCCCTGGCTTCCTCTTCTCCAACGGCGGCTTCTCCGGCAACCTGTACCACGACTACACCGACGTGCTGGTGCCGCTGTTCATCAGCACCCACCAGTTCCGTGGCCGCGTGCAGTTCCTGCTCAGCGGGATGAAGCCGTGGTGGGTGGCCAAGTTCACCCCGTTCTTCCGGCAGCTCACCAAGTACGACGTCATCGACGTGGACAACGACCAGGAGGTGCACTGCTTCCCCCGGATCGTGGCCGGCGCCACCTTCCACAAGGACATGGGCGTCGACCCACGCCGGTCGCCGGGCCACGTCTCCGTGGTGGACTTCAAGCGCGCGCTGCGCCGCGCGTTCGGcctggagcgcgaggcggcgtcccgcggcggcgccacggGCCACGGCAAGCCACGCCTCCTCATCATCTCCCGCCGTGGCTCCCGCCGGTTCCTGAACGAGCGTGAGATGGCGcgggccgccgccgacgccgggtTCGAGGTGCGTGTGGCGGAGCCCGACCAGCACACGGACATGGCCACGTTCGCGGCGCTGGTGAACTCGGCGGACGTGATGGTGGGCGTGCACGGCGCCGGGCTCACCAACATGGTGTTCCTGCCCCGCGGCGCCGTGCTCATCCAGGTGGTGCCGTTCGGCGGGCTGGAGTGGCTCACCAGCGTCACCTTCAAGGACCCCGCCGCGGACATGGAGGTGAACTACATGGACTACAACGTGAAGCTGGAGGAGAGCTCGCTGCTGGACCAGTACCCGAGGAACC